From a region of the Triticum aestivum cultivar Chinese Spring chromosome 7D, IWGSC CS RefSeq v2.1, whole genome shotgun sequence genome:
- the LOC123166663 gene encoding putative phospholipid-transporting ATPase 9, with translation MARVRRRLEKLKLSTLYSFALCAKGSTEDHSKIGTAGFSRVVYVNDPDRHEEEGFRYPRNEVSTTKYSLVTFVPKSLFEQFRRVANFYFLVSGILTLTPLAPYSAVSALLPLSVVITATMLKEGVEDWRRKQQDIELNNRIVKVHRGNGSFEETKWKYIKIGDVIKVEKDNFFPADLILLSSNYPDGICYVETMNLDGETNLKIKQALEVTSDLQEDGDFTNLRQIIKCEDPNANLYSFVGTMDYKGMRHPLSPQQLLLRDSKLRNTDYIYGAVIFTGHDTKVMQNATEPPSKRSKIEKKMDYIIYLLLCSLLGIALLGSVFFGIWTKADLRNGELKRWYLRPDDSTVFYDPKRAPLASFCHLLTALMLYNYFIPISLYISIEMVKILQAVFINQDIDMYDEESDKPTHARTSNLNEELGQVDTILSDKTGTLTCNMMEFIKCSIAGTAYGQSVTEVEKAMALRKGVPLGDEIEAGGHKEKQIEESPHVKGFNLKDPRIMDGNWIHEPNKDVIRDFFRLLAICHTCIPEVDETDKVSYEAESPDEAAFVIAARELGFEFYKRTQTSIVIRERDPNQNVADYQYRKYELLNVLEFSSSRRRMSVIVKEPEPEGRILLFSKGADSVMFTRLAPDGRKFEEETKRHINEYSDSGLRTLVLAYRVLDEKEYENFAEKFRTAKISGSADRDEQIGEAADSIERDLILLGATAVEDKLQKGVPECIDKLAQAGIKIWVLTGDKMETAINIGFACSLLRQGMTQIIIALEAPDIIALEKNGDKDSIAKASKQSVMGQIEDGIKQVPTLGQSSTESFALIIDGKSLTYALEDDVKFKFLDLAVKCASVICCRSSPKQKALVTRLVKHSDKVTLAIGDGANDVGMLQEADIGVGISGVEGMQAVMASDIAIAQFRFLERLLLVHGHWCYRRISVMICYFFYKNVTFGVTIFLYEAFASFSGKPAYNDWFLSLYNVFFTSLPVIALGVFDQDVSSRLCLQYPELYQEGVQNVLFSWRRILGWMFNGVVNAILIFFFCTTALKDQAFRQDGQVAGLDALGATMYTCVVWVVNCQMALSVNYFTIIQHIFIWGSITVWYIFLMVYGAIDPKYSKTAYMVFIEQLAPALSYWLVTLFVVTATLVPYFCYAAIQIRFFPMFHNKIQWKRYLGKAEDPEVARQLSSRHRTSSHQRMVGISARRDGKAMQVKKGTDVEVEG, from the exons ATGGCACGGGTAAGGAGGAGGCTGGAGaagctgaagctgagtacattgtacAGCTTCGCGCTCTGCGCCAAGGGCTCCACCGAAGATCACTCCAAGATTGGCACGGCGGGGTTCTCCCGAGTCGTCTACGTCAATGATCCAGACAGGCATGAAGAGGAGGGCTTCAGATACCCAAGAAATGAGGTGTCCACTACCAAGTACTCGTTGGTCACCTTCGTGCCCAAGTCCCTCTTTGAGCAGTTCCGGAGGGTGGCCAACTTCTACTTCCTCGTCTCGGGGATCCTCACGCTGACCCCGCTCGCGCCCTACTCAGCGGTAAGCGCGCTACTGCCATTGTCGGTCGTGATTACGGCCACCATGCTGAAAGAAGGGGTTGAGGATTGGAGGAGGAAACAACAG GACATTGAGCTCAACAATCGAATAGTAAAAGTACATAGAGGGAATGGCAGTTTTGAAGAGACAAAATGGAAGTATATCAAAATTGGAGATGTGATCAAGGTGGAGAAGGATAATTTCTTTCCTGCTGACTTGATTCTACTTTCATCTAACTATCCGGATGGGATCTGCTATGTAGAGACTATGAACCTTGATGGTGAAACAAATTTGAAAATTAAACAAGCTCTTGAGGTGACATCGGATTTACAAGAGGATGGTGATTTCACAAACCTTAGACAAATAATCAAATGCGAAGATCCGAATGCGAATCTTTATTCTTTTGTTGGTACTATGGATTATAAAGGCATGCGGCATCCTCTGTCACCCCAACAACTCCTTCTTCGGGACTCAAAGCTGCGGAACACTGATTACATATATGGGGCTGTCATCTTCACAGGTCATGATACAAAAGTGATGCAAAATGCAACTGAGCCACCATCTAAAAGAAGCAAGATTGAGAAGAAAATGGATTACATCATTTACCTGCTGCTGTGTTCTTTACTTGGAATTGCTTTACTTGGTTCAGTCTTTTTTGGTATATGGACTAAAGCTGATTTAAGGAATGGTGAGCTAAAACGGTGGTATCTTCGCCCAGATGATTCGACCGTCTTCTATGACCCGAAACGAGCACCTCTGGCATCCTTTTGTCATCTGTTGACAGCCTTAATGTTGTACAACTACTTTATCCCAATTTCTTTGTACATATCCATTGAGATGGTCAAGATCTTACAGGCTGTATTCATCAACCAGGACATTGACATGTATGATGAAGAATCAGATAAGCCAACTCATGCTCGAACCTCAAATCTAAACGAAGAACTAGGTCAAGTTGACACAATTCTCTCTGATAAGACTGGAACCTTGACCTGCAACATGATGGAGTTTATCAAGTGTTCGATTGCTGGCACTGCATATGGTCAGTCTGTCACAGAAGTTGAGAAAGCTATGGCCCTGAGGAAAGGGGTGCCGCTAGGTGACGAGATAGAAGCTGGAGGGCACAAGGAGAAACAAATCGAGGAGAGTCCTCATGTCAAAGGTTTTAATTTGAAGGATCCACGTATAATGGATGGAAATTGGATACATGAACCTAATAAAGATGTCATCAGGGATTTTTTCCGTCTGCTAGCCATCTGCCATACATGCATACCTGAAGTAGATGAAACTGATAAAGTTTCGTACGAAGCTGAGTCCCCTGATGAAGCTGCATTTGTTATCGCAGCAAGAGAATTAGGATTTGAGTTTTACAAGAGGACACAGACAAGTATAGTTATTCGTGAACGCGATCCTAACCAGAATGTTGCAGATTATCAGTATAG AAAATATGAGCTCCTAAATGTCTTGGAATTCAGTAGCTCACGAAGACGGATGTCTGTGATAGTGAAGGAACCAGAGCCAGAGGGGAGGATATTACTGTTTAGCAAGGGCGCTGATAG TGTGATGTTCACAAGGCTTGCACCAGATGGAAGAAAATTTGAGGAAGAGACTAAAAGGCACATAAACGAGTATTCTGATTCTGGTCTAAGAACACTGGTTCTTGCGTACCGCGTCTTGGATGAGAAAGAGTACGAGAACTTCGCTGAAAAATTCAGGACTGCCAAAATATCTGGAAGTGCTGACAGAGATGAACAAATTGGGGAGGCTGCTGATAGCATTGAGCGGGACTTGATTCTTCTTGGTGCTACTGCTGTTGAAGACAAGCTCCAGAAAGGG GTACCAGAATGCATTGACAAGCTTGCACAAGCAGGAATTAAGATATGGGTGTTGACGGGTGACAAAATGGAGACAGCTATCAATATTGG ATTTGCATGTAGCCTACTTAGACAAGGAATGACACAGATAATCATCGCCCTGGAAGCACCTGACATCATTGCATTGGAGAAAAACGGAGACAAAGATTCCATTGCCAAG GCATCAAAGCAAAGTGTTATGGGTCAGATAGAGGATGGAATAAAACAAGTCCCAACCTTGGGTCAGTCCAGTACGGAATCTTTTGCATTGATAATTGATGGTAAATCATTAACTTATGCTTTGGAAGATGATGTCAAGTTTAAGTTCTTGGATCTTGCTGTCAAGTGTGCATCAGTCATATGTTGTCGATCTTCACCGAAGCAGAAGGCATTG GTTACAAGGCTTGTTAAACATTCAGATAAAGTTACCTTAGCAATTGGTGATGGGGCAAATGATGTTGGCATGCTTCAGGAAGCTGACATAGGGGTTGGAATTAGTGGTGTTGAAGGGATGCAG GCTGTCATGGCAAGTGATATTGCCATCGCCCAGTTCCGCTTCCTGGAACGGTTGCTTTTGGTGCATGGACATTGGTGTTACCGACGTATTTCAGTGATG ATATGCTATTTCTTCTACAAGAATGTGACTTTTGGAGTCACCATCTTTCTGTATGAAGCGTTTGCATCCTTTTCAGGGAAGCCAGCTTATAATGATTGGTTCTTGTCACTGTATAATGTATTTTTCACCTCCCTACCTGTCATTGCGTTGGGCGTATTTGATCAGGATGTTTCTTCCCGTCTATGTTTACAG TATCCGGAGCTATACCAAGAAGGTGTGCAGAATGTATTATTCAGCTGGCGTCGGATACTTGGCTGGATGTTTAATGGTGTCGTGAATGCCATCTTAATATTTTTCTTCTGCACTACCGCCCTGAAGGACCAAGCATTTCGTCAAGATGGCCAAGTTGCGGGCTTGGATGCCCTAGGTGCTACCATGTACACTTGTGTCGTATGGGTAGTCAACTGCCAAATGGCCCTCTCGGTGAACTACTTCACCATAATCCAACACATATTCATATGGGGTAGCATTACTGTGTGGTACATCTTCCTCATGGTTTATGGTGCTATAGACCCAAAGTACTCCAAGACAGCATACATGGTCTTCATTGAACAGTTGGCCCCAGCGCTATCATATTGGTTGGTGACACTTTTCGTGGTGACGGCCACACTCGTCCCGTACTTCTGCTATGCCGCAATTCAGATCCGTTTCTTTCCAATGTTCCATAACAAGATTCAGTGGAAAAGGTACCTGGGGAAGGCTGAAGACCCAGAGGTGGCAAGGCAGCTATCATCACGGCACCGGACATCgtcacaccaaaggatggttgggATCTCTGCTCGTCGCGACGGCAAGGCCATGCAAGTTAAAAAGGGAACCGACGTAGAGGTTGAAGGATGA